The Vigna radiata var. radiata cultivar VC1973A chromosome 6, Vradiata_ver6, whole genome shotgun sequence DNA segment tgccTACTCTACTCCAACTGTTTATTTGAGAAATTGACTCAATACGACATTTCTCACAAAGACATGGTGTGGTAAAGGGAAGTTTTAAAAACTAAGTGATACCTGCATACTTAGGTGCAAAATATCCAAAAGTTCCTGCAGTTCTTGTCTCTATAGAGGCTTTTCCTTCcgaatataagaaaaagatgaaaacaactaagataaaaaaaaagaattctaAAATGATGAAAGATTTCGTCCCAATTTAATTGAATCTAGTACAGAAAAgatagttaaaaaaaagaatacatgGATCTCGAGTTATATTTCGTTTCAATTTTCcagtattttagtttttctttaagtatttttttttataatattgttgcCCTAACCTATCCATGAATATAAGAAATAGTGAGAATTCTTGATTTCTCTCAATATCTCTCTCAATTCGAAAATCCAGGATTTTAATTGATGTCCTTTCATCGAACCCTCCTAATCGCATTTATTTATCCAAAAGATTTCATTTCAATTGGAATTGTGTGGGTGAGAGagtatggagatgagagagaaacaaattggataagtgaggaaggtggattagggttagacgagtgtttgtgattttttcaGTTGTGGCTATAGTAGGTATGACAGAGAATAGGTTGGAGCaagagaaatgaaagagaaatggttgagaggaatgaattAGGttagtaagggtttgggggtttctcgttttttttttagttttgagaatgaaaattattgaaatacccttaaccttaaaacttagaattcataataCAGAAGGGTATTTTTATCTACTAAAATCTAGTACACatttagggatgacaacgggttgGGTCGGACAcagatagtgcctacccgcaacccgactcgataaaaaaaattcatccgCTACCCGACGCGCTACCCGCACGGATaccgcttaaaaaatatctgcagatattttaaaacctgcaGATATCCGTGGAtacttgtaaatattttaaaatatatatttttataaattattaaaataaaatttaaatagaattacaaaaaaatatataaaatataattaaaatttaatttttgtttcgttGAATTAGTCCGAGGGTCAGTCGTCCTTTtgtgctttgttctcttttgatcttcaatccttcatGAGAATGCCATTCACTCCGATGGTTTGTTGACGTGtagaagacactccgacgctcaagatATAAAgaggtctaaattttattagaatacaAGAGAAAGATTGTACTTAGACATcgtatatttatagagcctatGGTAGGCAACCCTATTGAttgtagtatatttttaggcaatcaaatctgTATATCTTGTAAAAAGTAACACAGTCTGACTTATTAATTAGAttagtgcagtatatttttaggcaatcaaacccaataatcaatattcAATAATCAATATTGTACAATCAAAccacccaataatcaataatcaataccgtatattttgtaaagagtaaggtAATATGACTTATTAATACCtattaattgtccataaatgacaattaattccgatcggtatacttcatatagtacaattttaattaaaattaaccttgtaaaatataaattaatgctaattttaattagatttaacttaataaaataaaaataaaaattaaatttttatttttattttttacgggTAGCGGATATACGCGGGTACAAATAGTATAATACTCGAACCCAACttgtttataagcgggtattaaaatacacGCTATCCGCGGGTTTCAGGTAGTAAATATCTGTGGGTATTCAACTATCTGTCACGAATTTTATTCGCAGATATCCACAGGTgcgaatttttttgccatccctatacacattactaaaatataccaattggaaaaaaaacgtacacaaactcatatatatatatatatatatatatatatatatatggggtttgttaacttgcgtacgcctgtttttcagttggtacattttagcaatatgtaccgggtttcagtagacaaaaatacccttatatcatgaattctaagttttaaggttgaaggtattttaataattttcattctcaaaattaaaaaaataaaaaaagaaacccccaaacccttacccacctctctgattcctctcaaccctttctccttcatctctttcgctccaaccttttctctttcattcctACTCTAGCCGCAGTTGAAAAagaaatcagaaacacttgccttattttaataattttcattctcaaaactaaaaaaagaaacctcaaactcttactcacctccttcattcctctcaaccctttctccttcatctctctcactcaaacattttctctatcatctctgcactagcttcaactaaaaaaacactcattttatttatgtaagtatttttttttctaaccattttatttaataatgagtgtttttttagttggtgcTAGTGCAGatatgacaaagaaaatgtttgagtgaaagagatgaaggagaaaaggttgagaggaatgaaggaggtgagtaagggtttggggttttattttttatagttttgagaatgaaaattattaaaacaaggcaagtgttttttattttttttcaattggggataaagtagggatgacagagaaaaggttgggagtttctttttttatttttttaattttgagaatgaaacccttaaccttaaaacttagaattcatggtatataagaatatttttgtctactgaaactcagtacacattgctaaaatataccaactgaaaaacaggcgtacgcaagttagtaaacccatatatttatatatatatatatatatatatatatatatatatatatattataatagtttacTTATTTTATACTAAATCAATTTCATAAGATTGAGTCAACCgtaaaagttgaattttatgATATCATATTAATAAGTAGTAGAATTAGGTATAATTCAATAtcttaaaattagtttgtattatgctttaatattacaatatatttgtatatctctaatttttgtaaatcacgaaaaaaaaaaatagtactaCATAAATTTAACCTCAAGATTTATATATGTGAAtactcataaaaaaataatattattcaacaTTCACAagcatttttaaaaaatcacaaattttatcGTATATAATTACGATGATAATTCTTGAATAAACTTTtcattcttataataattttcttctatttttttatattcatacacgcacaatatatatatatatatatatatatatatatatatatatatatatatataatttgatgatTCAATGACCTAATCcaaatcaatttcaataatataGAGTCATATCTAAATTAATCTCAGACCAATTTGTCCGTAAAAACATCCAGAATTTTAGCTTCATATATGTATTATtgcatattattattttacaataaattttagCTTCCTATAATGTTGTATGTATTattgcatttttattattttataattttacaaggTAGTCTTTTCTTACTACCAGGTTACATAAAGCATCCATAATTTCTGGACCCAACACTTGTAAGGTTTTTGTCCAAACCTAGCTGTAAGAAAAATTCTTCAGGTTAGTTTTAGAATTCAACCGTTACACAAATTTAAAGGAGATGACTTTTTCCTAATATTCTTGTTAGcataattaaatacaataaatccaattttaaatatttattgtgatTAAAACATATTCAGCCAATAACAGAATCCATGAAAAACAATAACTGAAATCAAAACTAGATTACTGACATAACAAATATGAAGATTCTCTGAAAAATGTAACAATAATTTAgaacaatcaatcagcatatATAACAACAATATTGTCTTAGGCAGCAGATAAGATAGGTTGTCAGAATCACTCAAAACTTACCAAATTgcaaattgaaataataaaggtataaaataaataataataataataataataataataataataataatttggatAATGTCATCATTGTCATGATCCAAAAGTATAGAGAGGGCCCCACTTTCACGGTCATTGTGAGATTTGAGGAACAAGTCAAGTGTTGTCAGTGTCTTACAAGGGTAGGGCTCAGCTCAGCCATTCTATCTACACGCCGCTCCTTCACACTCTCTTTCACAACCTTCACCTTACTCTCTggtattcttcttcttcttcttcttcctcttattcttcttcttcttcataatCTCATTTCGCCTTTCCGTCGTCCTGTGTGATCCATGTACCATTCTTTCAGTTTGAGCCTTGTGATGTTTGAAAAATAAGGATCTGAACAGTTTTTGAGTTGTGGTTGATATCTTGTTATTTTGGGTGATcatcaatgtaaaatataagGGTCCACGTCTCACCCATCTTAATTTAATTCGAAAGGGATACTGGTTGGTCagatttgaatgaaaaaaaataataaaggctTCTTAGTTTAGTTAAGGTTGTATTGATGCTGATGTGGGTAGGGTTGTGTTGTGTTTATTGATTTGGTTTCTCGGGGACCAGGTTTTCTTTTTGTgaccttttatatatttacatcCAATCTTCATCCCTTGGCGATCTAAGAAAGAAATCTGAACAGAAAAGGGAGGTGAGAGTGTGATTCAACTTTTTATGTCCATCTGGTGATTGGATCTGCAAATTCTGCATGTTtcactgttttttgtttttttctgtaAATATTTTGACATGTTTTCAGCTTCtgataggatttttttttcttctaacatGTCTCGACTTTCCCGTTTGAGATTCTTCTATGGATATAGAAGATAAGTAAATCAAATGATTCCTATGATTTGAGCCAACTATTTGTTACTTGGACACGAGGGTTATTCTGTTCTCGGAACACAGATCCTGGATCTAATTGGAGTTATGGTTTCTGTGACTCCAAAACTAGTTCTATAGAATCTCCCAATTTGCATGTAGTTTGTTCTTGTACGGTTCTTTTCGGAGTGATATTTTCATCGCTTAATTTTGTCATAAATCTGTGCATGGATATACTTGAGACTGATTAAACTGCAAAATCGAAAATTCTAAGATGTTCTATCTGGTTTCTAGACAGCTAAAATGCAAGGAGGATTGAGAACATTTTTGTCCAACGGGAATGTCATTAAAAATGCTGTTCTGCAACGGGTTCGCATGGTGAATCCCCTGTTACAGCCAATCGCCTCCTCACGGTTTGAATCTGTTACACCTGCTCGCATTGAGGAACATGGTTTTGAGAGTACAACAATTGCAGACATCATGAAAGACAAAGGCAAGGGTGCAGATGGATCCTGGCTTTGGTGCACCACAGATGATACTGTTTATGATGCTGTTAAATCGGtaatgtttatttgattttatttcagTTGTTTTTGGAATAAATCTGGGAGTTTACAATGGGTTGATGTATGTTCTTACATTGACATCCATTGCAGATGACCCAAAACAATGTTGGGGCTCTGGTTGTTGTGAAACCTGATGCGAATAAGGCAATTGCAGGGATTATAACCGAAAGAGGTATCCGATTGGCGTATAAATTGTCTAATGGATGATTTAGttttctttagaaaataatGGCTTATGTCTGATGCAATTCTTTACGCTAATGTCTCGATAAAATTGTTTGGAAATGCAAAGTAGTGAACTTAGATTTTCTATATTATAGAAACAAAGAAAGAGGAGGGAAAAACTCTTCATCTGTTTCTCCCTATCTGTGACATATTAGATCCTAAAATTCTATTTAGTTTTGGGGCAAGATTTTTGGTAAGAATAGTTCAGTTCTATATATTCTGCATGTTTTATATGTTAAGCTATTGAGCATCATATACATAATTGCCTAACTGAACAAGAAAAAATGAGATTGGTATGCTTGACACACTTGGCACCCTGTAAAATCTAAAAAGGGTTGTATTGTATTCACTCGATGGTGCTTTTGGCTTTCAAGATTCTTTGTATCATGTGCTGTAAGTAGTAAATACCTGCATGTGCTCTGATGAGAATGCAAAATGATTTATGTTGGAGAagtaaaatgtctaattggctAACGAGCTAATAATCCAGGAAAAGCCTTTgcatatcaatatatttttcgaCACAGTTAAATAGTCTTATTTATCTACAGCACTGTCTGTTTATCCTTTGGTCATTTGTGTTAACTATTTGGTCTTTTTGTCATTCAGATTATCTGAGAAAGATCATTGTGCAGGGAAGATCTTCCAAGTCTACCAAGGTTGGAGATATTATGACTGAGGAGGTATGTGTATTATGGTACttcttgtgtttatttcaaCTTGGAGaaagattttattatttctgcTAACTTGCAGAAAGAGCTTTTGAGAAACAAACTActgtttttccaaaattaagCTTTGCCAAACATACTGCTATTCTATAGTGAACCTGCAATTTGTGCTATGTTATCTGTTCagagaattaaactaaaa contains these protein-coding regions:
- the LOC106765301 gene encoding CBS domain-containing protein CBSX3, mitochondrial, with amino-acid sequence MQGGLRTFLSNGNVIKNAVLQRVRMVNPLLQPIASSRFESVTPARIEEHGFESTTIADIMKDKGKGADGSWLWCTTDDTVYDAVKSMTQNNVGALVVVKPDANKAIAGIITERDYLRKIIVQGRSSKSTKVGDIMTEENKLITVTPNTRVLQAMQLMTDNRIRHIPVIDEKGMIGMVSIGDVVRAVVREHRQEVERLNAFIQGGY